The window CGAATGTATTCACATACAACAATCTTATTTCATGGTTTTGTAAAGTGGATAAATCGAATGAAGCTTATAATGTGTTTGAAAAGATGATGAAAAATGGAGTTTCTCCAAGTAttgttacatataacaacattaTACTCGGTTACTGCAAAAGTGGTGACATGGATGTTGCATTGGATGTGTTTAAAAAGATGCAAGAAAATGGTTTGAAACCGAATGTTGTAACTTATAGTATTTTAATcgatgggtattttaggaaaggCAAAAAGGAGGAAGCTTTGACTGTCTTTGACCAAATCTTggagttagggtttcttccatCCGACTACACGTTCAATATACTCATCAAAGGTTTATCCAAACTTGGTCAAACATCCGAGGCTTGTTTAATGTTGGAAAAAGTCAAGAAAATGGGGTTCAATCCACATTGTATGACATATAATAGCATTATAGATGGATTTATCAAAGAAGGTAGTCTTAATTCCGCATTGGCTATTTATACTTCAATGCATGAATTTGGTGTTACCCCTAATGTTTTCACATACACATCTTTAATATACGGATTTTGCAAATTCAAGAACATGGATCTTGCTTTAAAAATGAGGAATGAGATGAAAAGCAAAGGACTTGAATTAGATATTGTAACATACGGTGTTTTGATAGATGGATTTTCCAAAAATCGGGACATGGGAAGTGCAAGTGAAATCTTTAATGAGATTCATCAAGTGGGATTATCTCCAAACACAACGGTTTACAATTCCATGATTAGTGGATTTAGGAATCTTGATAACATAGAACAAGCTCTTGTTCTTCACAAAAAGATGATAAATGAGGGGATTTTATGCGATTTGGCTACTTACACTACATTGATTGATGGATTGCTTAAATCGGGGAGAATAATTTGTGCTTCTGAATTGTATTTAGAGATGCTTGGAAAGAATATAGAGCCAGATGTTATTATGTATACGGTTTTGGTCAACGGGCTTTGTAACAAAGGTCAACTAGAAGATGCAAGGAAAATCTTGGAAGAGATGGGTAGGGAGGGTAGGGTTCCTAATGTGGTTATTTATAATTCATTGATTGGAGGGTATTTTAGGGAAGGAAATTTGCAAGAGGCTTTTAAGTTGCATGATGAGATGCTTGATAGAGGTCTTATACCCGATGATAAAACTTATGATATTCTTGTTATGGGTAAAGTCAAAGAGGGTGAGTCAACTTCTTTCAAGTCAACATGACAGAAATTCTGTGAGCTACTTTTTTTATTCTTCTGGTTTTGGTTCTATGTTGTACAGTTGTTATGATAGTGGTGATTTTGGTCTACAAGATTCTGttatattatcattttaaagggtattttaggtatttgagTAATGATCAGTTGTCTTCTTTTCTTATAGTGTTGTTAACTATAAGAAAGTTGAGTGAAAAGTCATTCAAAGAAGGTAAAAAAAGGAGGGTAATAATGTAATTGTAATTATTGTTTTCCTTAAGTAATCAGCTTGATTGAAGCAGATATGAGACCTGATTATCTGACCCATAAATAATAGgacattatattttgaaaaatatcGTTAATTGTAGTATTGTACATTTTTTTAAAGTTCAATGCTATATAAAGAAATGAGAGTAGGATGATAAATAAACCAATAAATAATAGTATAGCAGTATACTTTAATTTATATGTTTGTTACAGCATCTTTCATatctttctattacaacattttaatattttttagtaAGGCATTATACTTTAAAAAATGTACCCAGTTTTAGcattgtatttttagttttttcttaTTAGTACCAATTGCACTTTGAAAAATCTTCTTAATTAAAATAGTGAAATTTGTTTTGTAATTGGATGACATTGCAATAATTGATAcaagaagaaatgaaagtagatgCTATGATAAACAAATGAATAAagcacattgctatttcttgcatttaacccaaaGTAACATGATGACCATTATACCAAAATCGCTTCATACACTAGAAACCGATTACACGATTTCAAATGTAACAATGATATTTTTTGCAAGAgacaaatgaaagtacattgctatatctTACATTTAACCCTAAATAACAATAGAATAATATCGGAATCACTTTATGCACTTGaatataattatgtgatcaagCATGAAAATGATGTTTTTTACAAGAGATCCTATGCTATGATGAACAAccaaatgaaagtacattgctattacttGCATTCATCCCCCCAAGACACACACATATCAAAATCACTTTATACCCTCGAAATTGATTATTGATTTCAAGTGTTACAATGATGTTTTTGCAAGAACTCATAAACTCGAAAATCTATCTAATTTTCACATCTATTCAACCGAAATCATACCACTCTTACTTGGGGTTTCAATATCATTATAATAACTCGAGTATTTTCCAACCATCTCTCCTTTCTCCCAAATAGCATAAGCTTCTTCTCCATGAACTGCCTCATCTCCAACTTCCATGTCCTCATAAGATAACCTCAAAGGGACAATTAATCTCACGAATAAACACACTAAACTTGTCATCACAATATTAAGCACCACCACAAATAAAATCCCAAGCAATTGAATCCTCATTTGTCGAAATCCTAAACGGATGCTTTGTGATGTCCCGAGGTGCAATCCATGAAAGAATCCCATGTATTTACTTGTACTTCCATAGAAAAGTTTGCACAAATGAGGCTCCGAGAAGAGTCCAGTGAGAATGCCACCCAAGATTCCGGCGATGGCGTGTGTGTGCAACATCGCCATTGTGTCGTCCACTTTTTGGAGTAGTTTTATCTTTTTCTGCAATACCATCATTGTGAACCATGGGATTGAGCCTGAGAAAATTCCCATAACAATTGCGGCATATCCTTGCACTAACCCTGTAAATATAAAGATTTTAGAAATTGTCATTGGGTTGTACAATAGCACACACACGATAAATTTTAGGTCTCTTTGTTACACATGAGGACACAATATAAAATAGAACATAACACGTTTTAGTGTGTTTGTTATATTGAATTAGTATGAGACAGATGTCAATgggataaaatatatatttttcccCTAAAAATGTGTAATAGACTTGTTTGATCTGTGCAAAAGaccatgattttttttaattgtagATCGAAAATAGCCCTAAAGGGGCTTGTTGATAAATTTTCATCTGGTTCATTATCATCTAGTCATGTCCCGTGTAACAAATAAAGTCTTATGTAGTGTTTGTGCGTGAGAATAGGAGTGTAatgacataataataataataaaagaattaaatttGTTTTGTCTAAGGAAAAGAAATTAAAGAAATTGACCGTTTTTAATTTTCGATTGTTAAataaagtttttttatttttttaattccatTATGGAatgtaataaaaatttataatgtgATTCATTTATAtctgtaattttttttaataaaaagtatTTTTCTAGACATTCATTACTATTTTCATAAGAgagcgatatatatatatatatatatatatatatatatatatatatatatatatatatatatatatatatatatatatatatatatatatatatatatataatttttgaattttcaTTTGGGTTTTAACTACCTTTTATCACACATTAAGTCTCACATTAAATCTCTTGATTTGTAAATAATAAATTCTATAGTTATACATAAATGTTAAGTAATATATACAAAATGTACAAAATGTTAAGTAATATATAGATTAGTATCAAGACTATATCGGTTAATATACATAAATGAATAACAAACTATTTTTGTGTATTCCACAAAATATCATTATCCAAAAAACATAGTATCAAAAGCCaaacaaatgaaactttttcCCCGACAAAATATTTGTTGTCTTAATGATATTCTATGAACAAAACAATTAGTTCATACATATTGATGATACGTTTTAAAACAAcgatgtttttataaaaaaaacaagtgCAACCCATTTATGATATCCAAATTTCAAATGAAAACTCCTTCATTTCCTACAAGCTAACAATATAATGATTCATTTTATTAGGCTCTTTATTCAACTACTTTGTCATGCATTCTATTTTAtccaacaaaaaatatatatttacttTTCTTTGGAGGGAGGAGAGGGGGTTATAAATTACAAGTACCTGCTCCGGGTGTTATGCAAACCAGACCAGTGATCATGccttgaactgcaccaaaaatGGAGGGTTTCTTGAAGAAAATGATATCGAGGATGAGCCACGTGAGGAGGCTTGTAGCAGCACATACATGAGTGTTCAAAACTGCTAAAGAAGCATCCATGCTTGCGACATATGGGGCTCCACCATTAAACCCGGTCCAACCCATCCATAATAAACCCGCACCGGCTAACATGAGTATCATGTTGTTGGGACGAAAACTTTCCCTATCCGCAGTCAACCTAGGACCAACCTGTATGTATGTACAAAATGTTAAATTAATTCCAATAATAGAAAGAGATACCAAAATAGAAAGATGCTTAAAGACTAGTCTAAGGCCATctccaatgcattgaactctTAAGAGTTTAATGGATTGCCACATCAGCATTCCACTAACTAtatcattttatttattaaacTCTACACTCCATTAAACTCTTAAGAGTTTAATGAATTTCCACATCAACATTTAATTAtatctttttataaataatattgtaAAACTATAATATTACATAATTAGAAATTAAAAGTTACAAAttgtaaattattaattaatgattgttgtatatgttattgttttaaaatatttttaagatttaaatattttttgtttagaatattataatataaattaccttgatgatttaaattattcaatataacttaaagtaaattacaaatattataaataagaaaataataaCATATACATTGTGTATATATGTAGGGTGTAATTATTTAAATACAAAGTTTTATTGGTGAAAtggtttaaaaaaaaagaaaaaaaaaagaaaaaagaaaaagaaaattgcaTACCACCGTTCAATGGGGATTAAACCCCACTTCATTGAACTCCACCCACAATGGTGGGTTTATGTATTGAACTCCTTTTTTCTCCATTAAACTCACCATTAAATCCTCATTGGGGATGACCTAAGTCGGTCTTACTACATGGTCTAGTTTTTTGAACAAACAAAACCATTCCTTTTTATTGGTTTAGTTTGCTCCTAATGTCCTATGTTTCTTTTTTATCCTGCCggatttttcttgacaaaaaataaagtttagtaGTTTCTATAGAACACTTTTCATATAAGAATTCAATAATAATTAGTAtggaataaatattaaaaaagaaaaaaaacctaTTAGTACTATTTTATATAACTTTCAATTACATTTAGGGGCGGACATAGGGGATTACTAGGGTGGCCGGTAAAACACTCAAATTTTACAACACAATGTActtttttttgagaaattttcCAGTCGTAATATAAAATTTCTAGTATGCCACCTCAAAAATCATATGTAACACCCTAAGATATTGTGATGCCCGACTATAAAGTATAAACATAATATTAAACATCCACTATAAGAAAACTttctaattaaatttttattttttatatcaaAGACAATTCAACATACCAAAACACATACATATCTATATTATAGTAGGTTTTTTCAAAATGTAATAACAGGAGATCATCGTGGATGTTTAAATCTAAATCGAACACTAAATAATAAAAGAATTGAAAACACCATTTGAGAAGCTAACAACACTGGCTTATTATCTGAATGAGATCGGAAAGAGAGGAGGTAGCCCAAATCTTCCAATAGGCGCATACGAAAGGTTCTTTCTAGGAaacttatatattatatttttaataaaagtatCATTCTAAGAACGATTTCTGTCCTATTATGATTTTAAAACCGATTTCAATTCTAACACCGGTTTCGATCCAATTTAGGGTGGATCTTAGTTTGTTCACATAGTAGTTTTAGTTTTAAACTAGTTTAGGATTCTTTTCGGTTTGTTTAAACAGTTTTTAGTTGTTTTTAGATCAAAATAAGTTTCAGTTTGAAACcttttttgtattaatttaagagaaattaaatatcattttatcttttgttCCTGCTAATCTTCCTATCATTAGATTCAGGCAATACTATCAAAATCAAaaaagtaaattaagaaaaagaaTTAATGAATAACTCTTGTTATTGTTTTGTAAGAGTACCAAGataaataggaaaaaaaatacaTGTTATTGTTTTATAAGAGTTAATAGGAAAAAAAAATGtagaaaatatttaatttttcttaattTAACAAGGGTCATAATGTACAAAGGAATTACCCAATAAGCAGCGGTGTAACCTGCAACTCCAGAAGACACATGGATAACATAACCACCTGCGTAATCAATGATTCCCATTTTACTCAGCCAACCTTCGGGAGACCAAATAGTAAACGCACCAAAAGTATACGAAAAAGTCAACCATAAAGGAACAAACAACATCCATGCATAAAAATTCATCCTTCCCAAAACTGCCCCCGCAATCAGAATCAAAGTGATCGCTGCAAACACAAACTGGAAAAACACCATAGTCGCATTCGGAAACATTCCTAAATAAGCTTGTTCAAGAAGGTACTTCTGTTCAAGGGCAATATAGGCTTTTCCCCATACAGGAACAAGTTTATCACCAAAAGAAAGCCTGTATCCCCAACATACCCAACAAACGAGAACCATTGCAAAGGCATATAACGCCATGAAAGCAGAATTCACTGCCCATTTCTTCTTCACAGCGCCGCCGTACAAGATTATAAGACCTGGGACACTTTGCATGCCGACTAACGTCGCCGCCACTAGCTGCCATGCATTGTCGGCTTTGTTCATCCATTCTGGGCTTGCTTCGTCGGGTAACAAGTTTGGAGGGAATGAAAAGGGTTGTGTTAGATTGAAGAGCGGCGGAGATGGTGGTGAGAATGAGAAACTCATGATCTTTTTGAACGTAAATCGACAAGTGAAAATGGTGTCATTTATTGCGAGTTTCACCGGCCATGTTAGTGTTAGTGATGTCGATGATTTCAAGGTACAAGTCGTTATTGAAGTAATAGAATATTATAATCGATTATCGAATCATGATATTGGTATTGATGTTGCTACTTCCATTTGGCGTTTCTGGTGAATTTGGTGAACAATTAGAATGGACAAAAACGAAGCTATTCGGTAAAGATCAAGATAGATCCAACGGTTAGAATGCATAATGTAAAACAAGAATTGTCGTTATGAAAGTATTTATGAAGCGATCAACAATGAATCAGTCATTGTTGAATAGTTTATGCGAAGAACCATGAAATGTTGACAGAAAGTATAATCTAATGCCAAAGATCTTAACATGGAAGACAAAGTAAAGGTTTAAAAAGTAGAAGCTAATAGGACAAAATGATGGAATTAGTGACGAGGGAGAATCTTGTATTATTATCAGGAGCGATGCTATACTTCACGTGTCTAGCCCTTcaagaaaatttatttaatatattttttttatcttttaagatTTCTTTTCCGGCAGCCTACACCTGTTATATATAAATGCTTATGtggtttcttttaataaaaatgaggTAGAAATAATAGTGgatgtttaaaaaaaaacaatgtttaatTTCTTCAATAACATGTGACGCAATGAAGGAAGCACAATCTTTGTTACGAGGTTAGTTTTCATGGTGATGTTTTCTTGATTTGCAATGGAAGCATAATCTTTGTTACGTGAGAATGATTATTGTATATTATTCATTTCTTGTCATTTGTTTTAGTTTTGTATGAATGATTTTTCAATAAAGAATTGATTGTCCATGATGTCTTGCACCTACCTCCAATCATCACATCCACAGTGTTGAACATCATACATGTTCAAATATTTCATTAATTTGAAAGTTGAAATGGAATAAGAATATGAACCCTTAATTTGTCCATTGATAG of the Lactuca sativa cultivar Salinas chromosome 6, Lsat_Salinas_v11, whole genome shotgun sequence genome contains:
- the LOC111883171 gene encoding ammonium transporter 2 member 5, yielding MSFSFSPPSPPLFNLTQPFSFPPNLLPDEASPEWMNKADNAWQLVAATLVGMQSVPGLIILYGGAVKKKWAVNSAFMALYAFAMVLVCWVCWGYRLSFGDKLVPVWGKAYIALEQKYLLEQAYLGMFPNATMVFFQFVFAAITLILIAGAVLGRMNFYAWMLFVPLWLTFSYTFGAFTIWSPEGWLSKMGIIDYAGGYVIHVSSGVAGYTAAYWVGPRLTADRESFRPNNMILMLAGAGLLWMGWTGFNGGAPYVASMDASLAVLNTHVCAATSLLTWLILDIIFFKKPSIFGAVQGMITGLVCITPGAGLVQGYAAIVMGIFSGSIPWFTMMVLQKKIKLLQKVDDTMAMLHTHAIAGILGGILTGLFSEPHLCKLFYGSTSKYMGFFHGLHLGTSQSIRLGFRQMRIQLLGILFVVVLNIVMTSLVCLFVRLIVPLRLSYEDMEVGDEAVHGEEAYAIWEKGEMVGKYSSYYNDIETPSKSGMISVE